The Alosa sapidissima isolate fAloSap1 chromosome 5, fAloSap1.pri, whole genome shotgun sequence genome has a window encoding:
- the LOC121709020 gene encoding odorant receptor 131-2-like, whose amino-acid sequence MNEGQVTKLFVAIAMCLLFICINSIMFHTLLSKPVFRELPRYILFAHMLCSDTVQLMLSSLLYILALSLQKIPTAVCSLIVLMSAATARISALNLGVMSLERYAAICFPLRYSELATQKMTTISIAIIWSLACISPAIDILYTLIVSPISFRDLMFCTRERFILAPWQRDVFQGLNGFFFVAVTAIIVFTYISVILAARSASADKDSAKKALRTVLLHLGQLVLCLNSLLYGTIERLLAMASSSRLFRDLRYANFIIVFILPRCLSPLIYGLRDDAVRPLFLYYVRCQSQKVEPSVTAH is encoded by the coding sequence ATGAATGAGGGACAAGTTACTAAACTTTTCGTGGCCATTGCCATGTGCCTGCTTTTCATCTGCATCAACAGCATCATGTTTCACACTCTCTTGAGTAAGcctgtgtttagagaactgcctCGCTATATCCTCTTTGCCCACATGCTCTGTAGCGACACAGTTCAGCTGATGCTATCCTCATTGCTCTATATTTTGGCTTTAAGTTTGCAGAAGATTCCTACGGCTGTTTGTTCACTGATTGTTCTCATGTCTGCAGCCACAGCTCGTATTTCTGCTCTGAACCTGGGTGTGATGTCTCTCGAGCGTTATGCGGCTATTTGTTTCCCTTTACGCTACAGTGAGTTGGCCACACAGAAAATGACAACTATATCAATTGCCATAATCTGGTCCTTAGCTTGCATAAGTCCTGCAATAGATATCTTATATACACTGATAGTGAGTCCTATTTCCTTTAGAGATCTCATGTTCTGTACTCGAGAGAGATTTATTTTGGCACCATGGCAGAGAGATGTGTTTCAAGGGCTTAATGGTTTTTTCTTTGTGGCTGTAACAGCCATTATTGTCTTCACGTATATCAGTGTTATACTCGCGGCACGATCTGCTTCAGCGGATAAAGACTCTGCTAAGAAAGCTTTGAGAACAGTCCTACTGCACCTTGGTCAGTTAGTACTTTGTCTAAACAGCCTGTTGTATGGAACCATTGAGAGGCTACTGGCTATGGCCAGCAGTAGCCGCCTGTTTCGGGACCTACGCTACGCAAATTTTATCATTGTTTTCATTCTGCCTCGGTGCCTGAGCCCCCTGATCTACGGCCTGAGAGACGATGCTGTTCGGCCCTTATTCCTCTACTATGTCAGGTGTCAATCCCAAAAGGTCGAGCCCTCTGTAACTGCACACTGA